GGTTAAGCCCCATAACAAGGCCGGGCAGCGCGCGTGTGCCGCGAAAGACATAAGACAAGATACAAAGATCACGATGGTAACCAGATAATCTAGCCTGAGAGACCTCTAAATACTCAAAACCCGGGTGCCACATTAACGAGCCATACGCAAAGACCCATTTCTCTTTTGTCTCACCCATCATTTCTTACCTAAAAAATTTCTAATATTTTTTTCTCTACGCATTGACTCAACACCAGATCAATCGCCTTTTCAATGAGAATCCGAGGTCTTCTGCGATTCATTTTTTTAATCCACGAACCCTGTGGATAAGTTTGTGAGTAGTTCTTGGAGATGAGGGATTATACCAGCAAAACTGCCATTTCCCTCGGATTGCCTATTTTTTAACCACTTAAATAAGTCATTGTTTTTAAAAAGAAATTTTCTTCAGAATCTTTCTTAAGAGTGGAATGACCAATTTCAAATCACAAAATTTAAATGAAATTTTTCTCTTTACAGTGTGTGTAAAACTTTGCAGGGGACTCCCTGACAGATTCCCTAGGATTCGCAAAAATACGATTCCCAGAAGCTCTCAACCAAACAGGTTAAAACAAGGTAAATTTAACAGTTACTTACGCCTCTGCGTTGAAACGCTCGATCTCGACACCCACGCTGGCGATATCTTCAAACACATCGAGTTTCTCCACACGAATGCGCGCACATTTCACACGGATATCTTCTAGGCAGGAGGCTGCAATTTTCTCAGCCAGTGTTTCACACAGATTTGTATGATCACCAGCCACAATATCGCGCACCTTGTTTGAAACCTGCTCATAACAGACCACATGATCGATATTATCATTATGGTGGCTTTCACAGACGGTAAGGTCGAGATTAACGCGAATGCGCTGCGGGGCATCATGTTCATGTTCATAAACACCGATGGAACACATCAAAACCAGATCACGGATAAAAACGTGACGCAGGGATTGCTTGGCATCGGCAATGCGAAGGGGTTGAACATTATCGGCATTAAACGCAGTCATATCGGCATCTACCTACTCGTTGGGTGGGGTGTGATTATCACCTTGGGCCCAGCCCAGATGCTCCCCACCATCAAGGGCAATCATTTGCCCTGTCATTGAATGTGCGCCTAGGATATACAACACAGTGTTGGAAATATCCAGTAAATCAGTCGGCTTTTTTAAGGGTACAGCCTCAAATTGCGCCTGAAAGTCCGCTTCAGACTGGCGCACACTGGGCAGCGTTGGCCCCGGCCCAATGGCATTAACCCGCACATGTGGCGCAAAGGCTTGGGATAAAGTCTGGGTCATAGCCCACAGGCCCGCCTTGGAAATTGTATAGCTGGCAAAATGCGGACTTAGGTTCCACACCCGCTGATCAATAATATTAATGATATTGCCAGCAGCGCCAAATTCTCGCTCTTTCACAAAGGTCTGAGAGAGCACAAAGGGCGCGCGTAAATTGACTTCCATATGAAAGTCCCAGCTTTCGCGCGTGGCATTTAGGGCCGTGTCATTTTTAAAGGTGGAGGCATTGTTGATCAAACAATCCAAACGCCCCATCTTGGCGATAACCTGCCCAATAAGACTTTGCGTTTCTTCTTCACAGGCAAAGTCAGTGGCAAAAAGGACAGCCTTGCCCCCACAGGCGATAATCTCATCACACACCTCTTGGGCATGATCGCTTGAGCCATGATAATGGATCGCCACAGCCCAGCCTTGGGCGGCCATTTCTTTCGCAATATGGGCGCCGATACGATGGGCTGCGCCCGTGATCAAAGCGACTTTCATTTAAGTTTCCTTATAATGAAACCATTTCCAGCACACGCTCCACACCATAGGCCTGTACAGCGATATAGGTCACATAACTTGCGGCAAAAAACAGTCCTTCTTTGCGCGAAAGCTCCCAACGTGTCACCATGAATGGAATGAGCAAAATGGTTGCCCCCATCATGACCCAGAGATCAAAGTCCAACAACTGCTGGGCAACAGGAAGTTCCTGGATCATGGCAACCGCGCCTAGGACCCCTAAGATATTAAACAGGTTAGAGCCAATCACATTGCCCAGGGCCACATCTGTATGCCCGCGAATAGCCGCCATACCACTTGCAGCCAGTTCCGGCAGGCTTGTGCCAATGGCGATCATGGTGAGGCCAATGACTTCTTCAGACACGCCATATTGACGCGCGACTTCCGTGCCGCCATCAACCAACAGCTCTGCCCCCAGCACAACCGCGCCAATGCCGCCAAGGGTCATCAAAACCATCACCCAGACATTTTCCGGGCTTTCGATTTCATCGGCTTCATGTTGGTGGAGTTCAGCCGCTTCCGGGTCATCACCATGGCGTTCACGCCAATAAGAATATCCCAAAAAGGCAATAAACAGGCCAAAGAGCACCATCCCCGCATTCATCCCCAAGACACCTTGAGCACACAGGAATGTAAAGACGGCACTACAGCTTAATAGGATGATGCCATCGCGCATAATCGCACTGGGGTCGCCCTTGATCGGTTTGATCAAGGCGGTCACGCCAAGGATCAATAAAATATTGGCAATGTTTGAGCCGATGATATTACCAGTTGCGATCCCGGCGGCATTTTCTAGCGCCGCATCCAGACTGACGACGAACTCCGGTGCCGATGTCCCCAGCGCCACAACCGTCATCCCGATCACCAAAGGCGATACACCGATACGTCGCGCCAAGCCAACAGACCCTTTGACCAGAAATTCCGCCCCACCCAAAAGCAGGAAAAACCCGATCGCAATATATAAGTACATCATCACTTAGGAAGACCTTTAGACTTTTTCAAAAACGAATGTGAGCTTTGCCACGCCTACTTCAGAAAGTAAAGAGGCATGAACAGCTCACAGCCGTTTTCTTTGTCGCAAAAGGCCTTACCTATTTGTCGTGCCTGTGCGCCGTCTATTGTAGCCCATCATTTCCATGCTGCGCAGTAGAATTTCCACAACTTGCTCATAATGTCCAAAATGGTCCGTATTGATGGTCATATCAAAATTGGTTGGATCATTTAAACGAGA
The DNA window shown above is from Candidatus Terasakiella magnetica and carries:
- a CDS encoding SDR family oxidoreductase, with the translated sequence MKVALITGAAHRIGAHIAKEMAAQGWAVAIHYHGSSDHAQEVCDEIIACGGKAVLFATDFACEEETQSLIGQVIAKMGRLDCLINNASTFKNDTALNATRESWDFHMEVNLRAPFVLSQTFVKEREFGAAGNIINIIDQRVWNLSPHFASYTISKAGLWAMTQTLSQAFAPHVRVNAIGPGPTLPSVRQSEADFQAQFEAVPLKKPTDLLDISNTVLYILGAHSMTGQMIALDGGEHLGWAQGDNHTPPNE
- a CDS encoding calcium/sodium antiporter; the encoded protein is MMYLYIAIGFFLLLGGAEFLVKGSVGLARRIGVSPLVIGMTVVALGTSAPEFVVSLDAALENAAGIATGNIIGSNIANILLILGVTALIKPIKGDPSAIMRDGIILLSCSAVFTFLCAQGVLGMNAGMVLFGLFIAFLGYSYWRERHGDDPEAAELHQHEADEIESPENVWVMVLMTLGGIGAVVLGAELLVDGGTEVARQYGVSEEVIGLTMIAIGTSLPELAASGMAAIRGHTDVALGNVIGSNLFNILGVLGAVAMIQELPVAQQLLDFDLWVMMGATILLIPFMVTRWELSRKEGLFFAASYVTYIAVQAYGVERVLEMVSL
- the folB gene encoding dihydroneopterin aldolase, yielding MTAFNADNVQPLRIADAKQSLRHVFIRDLVLMCSIGVYEHEHDAPQRIRVNLDLTVCESHHNDNIDHVVCYEQVSNKVRDIVAGDHTNLCETLAEKIAASCLEDIRVKCARIRVEKLDVFEDIASVGVEIERFNAEA